From Candidatus Thermoplasmatota archaeon:
TGACTGGAAACTGCTGGAGGTTTGTGGAAACCACGAAGCTCATGAGCACCAAAGCCACAGCGAGATGTATGATGTGCGGGCTAAGCTTCTGCAAAGTCGCTCGGATCGAGCCTGATATTCCTGACTTGACCAACTTGACAACAGAGGCTCCGACGGCGACGACGTATGACGGCAACGAGAACGCAACGAGCCAGTCTATACTGTCAGTCAGGGCCGCGCCGACTCCGAGCACGACGGATAGCAGCAGGATGCTCGACCCGAGCCAGAACGCAATCTCCTTGCCAAGGTACTTCCAGATCAGGCAGATGGTCATAGTTACCATGATAGCCACGAAGAACATGGACATCTTCTGGTTGAACTCCACGTAGTTCGCGCCTTGAGACACGTTTACGTTCTTGAACAGGAGCAGGAGCATGACGGCGCTCGTCGCCAGCAGCAGAACGACTGTGATCAGCATGTTGTTCCTGTCGCTTATGTACTCGGTGATCTTCTCCGGCTCCGGTGGTTCCTTCGGAGGGGGCAGGGAACGATATTTGGAATATGCGAGGAAGGCGCTGAGCGTTAGGAACATGAGCATTAGCGTGAAGACTCCGAGAACCGTGATGTCGTTCTGGAGAAGATATGACAGCCTTGCGCCCGCACTGGCACTCTCGACAGAGCTGAACGAGTGTACCGATGACGTCCATATCGCGCCCGCCCTTGTCGCGAATGTTGCGAAGATGACAGCTACGAACGATAGCATCCCGAGCGTTGGGGAGACGACCCCATACTCGCCCTTTCTCACGTGTCGGATCTGCGTGTGAAGGAAGGCGGTGACAATCAACCAGGGCAAGAGCGATGCGGTCTCCACAGGATCCCACCCCCAATACCCACCCCATCCTAGCACATAGTAGGCCCATATGGCGCCGATGCCTATCCCGAGGGTAAGGAATAGCCAGCTCAGGCGAGCCCAGGGGAGGGACACGGCCGACCAGTTCTTGTCAGATGTGATGAAGTAAGCGGCACCTGCGGCGAAGGCAGCGACACAGAAAGCGTAACCTGCGAACACGACGGGCGGATGCACTATCATCTCAGGCGTCTGGAGCACCAGCTTCATGCCGTACCCGTCGGGGAAGTACCGCAGCCCCCACGCATCTGTCGGCTTGAATATGTTCATGCTTAGAAGTATTAGAAGGAATAGGAAGACCGTGGCCGAGATCACTATCTGGAACACGCTGTGGAACTTGCGACTCAGGTACCGTCTCCGCGGTTCGAGGATTACCTCCGCAATCAGGACCAGGGTCATGAACCACGTCCACAGCAGGAAGGAGCCGGAGGCACCGGCCCAAATTCCTGAGAGCTTATAGACCGTGCTAAGATCGGCGGACGAGTACGACCAGACATAGGCGTTGCTGAAATCCGACGATAGGAAGTAGTACGTGAGGAGCAGGAGCGCAAGCGAGACGAACAGGAATGTGAACATGGAGAGGAGTACAGAGACGCTAGTCATCCTCCTGTCTCCGGAACGCAACGCGAGCGAGTGCGTGGCCGCTGTCCCGACGGCAGCCAATGTCCCTCCGATCAGCATAAGGTCCCCCGCGCTCACGTCCTCATCCCCCCTCCATTCGATCGTCCAATTTGTGGGCTACTTCTGCCAGCTCCTTTCGGTATGAAGCCCGCAGCTCCCCGTAAACCTTCTCATCTATCTCGCCCTTCTCGTGCTCGTGGTCAAGTGCGAGGATTGCCTCCATTAACTTGTTCTTCTCTGCTACGAGCGGGTTCTCGGCTTCATTCCGGGCCTTCTTCTGAGATTCCATGAGGGCTGCCGCCTTCGATACGTACCCTTTCCTAATGGATTTGTAAGTGCTTTCGGAGAGCCTGCCCTTGCCGAAGTCGTCGTCAAGCCTGGCGATGGATGCCAGCATAGCCTCGTATGGCGCCTGGGACTGTGCTCTGGCATCCGGTTTCTCAACGCGGACAACAGTGATTTCGCCAGCCTTCGGAAGCTTGTTCAGCTCGTTCCGTACCTGCTTGAGCTCGCTCTTGAGATCCTTGAGCTCCGCAGAGGATTCCTTGCCTTTGAGCCCCTCCATCTCTGCCATGATCTTCTTCTTCCTTTCTACAAGCTCCTTGCGCCGAGCCTCCCTATCCACGTCCGGCATCTCTTCCTCCACTTCCTCGTCTTTCACGGAGGGGGGGGTGCCTCGTGCCCTTCTGGGCCGCTTCAGCAGAGCGAATCCAAGCAACGTGACCAGTACTGCTCCCCCTGCAACATAGAACGCCCACGAGTAGTCAGTCTTGGGGGCCATCAACACCACCGATATGTTGCCTCCAGACGGCGGCGACGATGTGCTGTAGAGGTAAAGGTCCTTGTCAGGATACGTGTTCATGGATCCTGTTTCATCCTGGGTGAGGTCGAAGCCAACGCTTTTGGGCGTGTACCCCTTCAGCGTGTAGAGCATCACTAGGAAGGAGCCCGGGGACGTGTAAGACATCGCCTCCGACAGGTCTATGGTCGCCCGGCGGTCCGTGAAGTCCTGGGTCCAGAGATACGAAACATGCACAGTGAACACCGTCTTGAGTTGCACGAAGCCAGCGACGATCTTGAACGAAGTGATGTTCGGGAGGATCCCCAGGGTTGAGTTGCCGTCCAGCACGAATCTCGCCTTCAGGACAGTGCCAGCAGCCGTGAAGTTGAATTCAGTGCTGTTCTCGCACTGTGTCCAAGTGAACCCGCCGTCGTTCGATAGGTAGCTTGTCACATTGTCCGATGAATTGCCTGACAATGTGAGGTTGCCGGAGATAACGTTGAACGCCGCACTAACGGGGATATCAGCTGATACGAATGACCCGGATTCGAAGCCGCCTGACAGCTGGAGTGCGCCCGACGAGTATGTGACGTTCTCGAAGATGCTCCCTGGAGCACGGAAGGCAGACTCGTTGGCGGTCGTGTTTGTGAACTTTGAGTTTCTCAAGTGACTTGCTGGGACGTCGATGAAGAACTTGCCGGACATGTTCCCCGAAGTCTCCCTCCCGGACTGCGGCTGGTTCAGGGATCCGAGCTGGGTCCATACGTTAACTTCCTTCGCATTCTGAGGGATGTTCGTGTAGACTCTGCTCGAATCATGCGGGAGTTCATAACTCACGATCTTGAGAGCGTAGAAATCGTTCTTGGCCTCCGTTCTATTGGTGACATCGTTCTCGCCCTGGACGATCATGATGATGTTGCTCCGTACCAATGGTTCGGAGCCCTGGGCTTGGGCGGAGATCTCTGCATGTCCAAGTAGCGGGAGCAGCGCCAGGAAGGTCAAAGCGACGGCCGCGAACCTGACTGCGAGCGGTTTCCTCAGTTCCTCATCTCTCGATCGAATGAGACATCCCCCCGAACCTGGCTAATACTTCGAAGCGCATCCAACGGTTATTTCGGTCGCCTGTATAGTCAGAGGCATAGTCCCGTCAAGCGTGCCCCTCACGACGACCGTCTTGCCTATCGCGAAGCCCTCGGGGAACGTCCCCTGCATGTGGACGGTCAAGTTCTTGCCAGACCCGTCCTTATCCATAAGGACGAAATCCTGGCCGCCGTACCAGCTGTCAACTACTCCCTGGGTCTCAATGACCTTGTCGGCGTACTTCGCGGGGACGGTCGGGGGGTTCGTCGAGTTTGATTCATCTACCAAAGTTCCCACTCCGAGGAAGCTCCTCCCTGTAGAACTCCAACCCCAGAATATGACAACGAGAGTGGCAGCGATGACAACCATGGCCACAATCAGCTTCCGCTTCTTCCGCCTGGACATGGGCCTGGGCGCGGCGCTGGGCTCAGCCGGCGGTTCCGTCGGCTTCTCACTGGCCATGCTTGCGCACTTCCTCCTTCAGGGTTCTGATGTCCCGCTCGACGGTGCGCTGTCTGATATGCATGTAGACGAGGTATGCGAACACGCCGACCCAGACAATCGAGTACGCTATGTAGACCGCTGTGAACGAGTTGCTCATGACTCCTCCTCTCCTACGTTCCTCTTGAGCTCTTCAAGCTCTTCATCTGCTTCCGCAATCTCCACCCTCTTTATTAGCATTGTTATGTACAGGGCCGTAAAGGCGAGCAGGGCGACCCCTATCGTCATGCCGGCCTCCGGCGAAAGCCCTCCGCCTTTGATTGCAATGACAACTGGGTGGCTCGACCTCAGCAATGGGGCGACCCTGGCGGACAGAAGGCTCATTGGCACGGTGATGAACCCTATTATCCCGTAGACCGCGGACACCCTGGCCTTCGTGCCCTGATCGACCACCGAGGCCCTGAGCATCAGGTAGCCTATGTATACGAGCCACAGGATGAATGTGGTCACGAGCTTCGAATCGTTCCAACGCCAGTACACGCCCCACTCCTCTTTTGCCCAGACTGGCCCGGTCGAAATCGCTATGGTGGCGAAAAGCACTCCCAACTCCGCCGCCGAATGCGCCCACCTGTCATATTTCTGGTCCCTCGTCTTGAGATAAAGGGCGCTCGCGAGAAGCGTCGTGAAGAACGCAACATATGAGATCCATGCGGAGGGCATGTGGAAATAGAAGATCTTCTGGGCAACAGGGGCGGTGAGGATGTCGAACTGCGACGCAGAAGTCCCTATGAGGACATTGTCTGCGCCCGATACCTCCAGCGATAGGCCCGTCACATTGGAGTTCGGGCCCAGCTCCAACGATGAAACGGTCCCGAGAACCGAGAGGTTCGCTCCGAGCGCGATCTTGCTGCGTATGTCCTCGTTCGTGGACCTGACCAGCACATCCAAAGGTCTGACGGTCCACCAGGTCTCATTCAGTCGGCCGTCCATGACTGCGTCCCGGTAGTTCAGGAAGTCCGAGAAATCCGCAATTGAGAAAACCGTCGCTCCCAGGTTCTCGGCGACGGGGTCCGGGCCCGGTAACCTGGCACAGACGAATCCGGCAACTCTGATTCCCCTCCCCTCAATGGAGGAGAGCACCTCGTCTGCCGACTTGACGCTCGTCTGCGGAATCGTGGCGTAGTACAGCGCCATCCAGACGGTCAAGAGCAGCAACGCCACTGCGACCGCGGCTAACACAAGCGCTAACTTGGACTTGTTCATCCTTCAGCCCTCCACAACGTAATCGAAGGCGAGATAACCTGCGACACCGAACACGACAGCGTAGCCAGCTATGGAAAGCAACTCCCTTAAGGATTCGGTTATGTCCCCCAGGATTGCGTTCCTTGTTGCCGTAACGCATGGGATGATCACGGTGAAGGCGATTAACGGTATCAGTAGTATCGGCAGCAATACCTCACGTGCACGCGCATTGACCGATATGGCAGCGACAAGAGTGCCTACCAGCACAAGCGTAGCAGTCCCGAGGACAGCGACTCCCACGACCTCCAAACCGTGACCACCGTATCCGTACGAGAAGAACAAGGCGAAGAATGCGATCGACAGGATATCGACGATGAACACGATAACGAAGGATGACAGAGCCTTTCCCAAGAAGAGGAGGCTCCTGTCTATCGGACAAAGCAGCAGTCCCTCGAGGGTCTCCCTGTCCTTCTCCTTGGCGAAGGCCGTGTTCATCCCTATGATCGCTGCGAAGGAGAAGCATATCCATAAGGAGGAGGCCGCGAGGTCCTCGATGGAGATGTCCCCAGCCGCAAGTGCATCAGAGAATCCGAATCTGAAGGCCAAGACTATCAGGAGGGAGAACAGGAACATGGCACTGACCATCTCCTTCGATCGAAGCTCGACCTTGAGGTCCTTGGATGCCAGAGTGAGTGCCTCCCTCATAGGATGCCTCCTTCGGAAGCCTGCCTGTAGCTGCGCGCGAGCTCTCCCTGTTTGATCTGGCCAGAGCTGAACGAATGAGCAATCCTCCCGCTCAGGAGTACGTCGGCCCGGTCGGCGAGGGCCGATATCCTCTCTATGTCGTGCGTCACGACGAGTATTGAGCGGCCGTTGCCGCGCTCTTCCAAGAGGATCTGAGACAGGATGTCCACTCCTTTCTGGTCTAGCGAAGAGAATGGTTCGTCAAGGAGCAGGACCTTCGGAGAATGTATCAATGCGCGTGCGATCGCAAGTCTCTGTCGCATCCCCTTGGAGAAGACTGCCGCGCGGTCGTTCATCCGGTGCGATAGGCCGACTCTGCGAAGCATCGATACTCCAGCGTCTTTGAACTGCACACTAGGGAGGTCGTTCATGGACCAGTAGAACTTGAGGTTCTCGAGGGCCGTGAGGTCGTCGTAAGTGTAAGTGGAGTGCCCGACGACTCCGATCGACTTCCGCGCAGGGACAGGGTCCTCGAAGACGCTCCTGCCCTGGATAAGGACATCGCCTCCCGAAGGCGTCGTCAGGGTCGCGAGTATCCTCAGCAAGGTGGTCTTGCCTGAGCCGTTTGGGCCCATGAGTGCAACGATCTCGCCGTCGCCGACCTCGAGGTCGAGCGAGTTCAAGACCTTGCGTCTCCCGAAATGCTTGCTGATTCCCCTGGCCTCGATCACTGCCTTCCTCCCATGCTGGCTCCTTCAGGATTGAAGTGGCAGTATATCAGGCCTTTCAACGACGGCCGGGCAGACGGAACAACGGTCATTGACATGGCCTTCGCTAGGGGTTGGAAGATAAAGAAGGAAGAAAGAAGAGTCTCTCACTCTTCAGTCTTTACTGGTGTTTCCGAAGGTTTCTCTCCCTTGCCCTTTCGCATCAGCATCATGCCCAGAAGCGCCGCGATCACCGCAAGCACCACCACGAGGCCAATCAGACCGTAGTCGAGCGTGCTCAGCCCCTTCTCCTCCGGTTCGGGCTCAGGTGCTGCTGCGACCTTGCCGACACTCACCGGAGCCACGCCGTTCGTGATCTCGTTTCCGTCAATATCGACGGCCGTCACGTAGACGTAGTATGAAGTGCTCTTGTCGAGACCCGTCACAGTGGCAGTGATCGTTGCAATGCTCGTTACTTCAGTCTTCCATGTCTCGCTCGTGACATTCGACTTCGCTGTCGTTAGGACATAAATCCTGTACTTCTCGAAGTCGGTTGCACCGCTGGCACTCCAGTTCACCACTATGCTGCCGTCGTCCAGTCTGGTGACTTGGACGCCGGTGATCTTGTCAGGAGGTGTCAAGTTGGCGAGTATCTCCTGCGCCCTCTCCATTGCGTCGTCTAGCAGACGAGTCGCTAGGACCGGGTTGTGGTTACCGCCACTGCCGTCCGAGACAATGCTCTCGAGATTGAATATCGAGATGTTGTACTCGTTCATCCAGGTGGCGAGATTCTCGCTCGTCCTGTTGCCCTTCATCTGCACTATTGCCTCACGCGCCTCCTCAACCACTGGCTCTACTCCCGCGACCATGCCCTCTGTCAAGCCTCGGACCATATCGATGTAGGCCCTCGCAGATTCGTTCGATGTGAAGGTTGTATCATGGCACTCCACGCAATTCCATGGGTTGGGTGCGAATGTGTGGTTCGGCAATCCCGTCCTCGGATTCTCACCCATGTGGCAACTGACACAGGGGACACTCGGCATGTACACGGCATCCG
This genomic window contains:
- the ccsA gene encoding cytochrome c biogenesis protein CcsA, which produces MSAGDLMLIGGTLAAVGTAATHSLALRSGDRRMTSVSVLLSMFTFLFVSLALLLLTYYFLSSDFSNAYVWSYSSADLSTVYKLSGIWAGASGSFLLWTWFMTLVLIAEVILEPRRRYLSRKFHSVFQIVISATVFLFLLILLSMNIFKPTDAWGLRYFPDGYGMKLVLQTPEMIVHPPVVFAGYAFCVAAFAAGAAYFITSDKNWSAVSLPWARLSWLFLTLGIGIGAIWAYYVLGWGGYWGWDPVETASLLPWLIVTAFLHTQIRHVRKGEYGVVSPTLGMLSFVAVIFATFATRAGAIWTSSVHSFSSVESASAGARLSYLLQNDITVLGVFTLMLMFLTLSAFLAYSKYRSLPPPKEPPEPEKITEYISDRNNMLITVVLLLATSAVMLLLLFKNVNVSQGANYVEFNQKMSMFFVAIMVTMTICLIWKYLGKEIAFWLGSSILLLSVVLGVGAALTDSIDWLVAFSLPSYVVAVGASVVKLVKSGISGSIRATLQKLSPHIIHLAVALVLMSFVVSTNLQQFPVSVGQVATPAGLVVSVGDELSVGDYSIRLISVSARSELSYAGGTTVTEVREAVLDIVKSGDTVKQGVTLIDKYGPSSRGGLEVVDIGVFVYKSLLRDLYINFQWRDNSSALIEAKTIPFMNTLWIGFGLLVVGLAVRTVVWRQEPRETKPPEAQKQAPEKGKVAPSVKDQEYYESKVEEELRKFKRTKGK
- a CDS encoding cytochrome c maturation protein CcmE; protein product: MASEKPTEPPAEPSAAPRPMSRRKKRKLIVAMVVIAATLVVIFWGWSSTGRSFLGVGTLVDESNSTNPPTVPAKYADKVIETQGVVDSWYGGQDFVLMDKDGSGKNLTVHMQGTFPEGFAIGKTVVVRGTLDGTMPLTIQATEITVGCASKY
- a CDS encoding CcmD family protein encodes the protein MSNSFTAVYIAYSIVWVGVFAYLVYMHIRQRTVERDIRTLKEEVRKHGQ
- a CDS encoding cytochrome c biogenesis protein, whose product is MNKSKLALVLAAVAVALLLLTVWMALYYATIPQTSVKSADEVLSSIEGRGIRVAGFVCARLPGPDPVAENLGATVFSIADFSDFLNYRDAVMDGRLNETWWTVRPLDVLVRSTNEDIRSKIALGANLSVLGTVSSLELGPNSNVTGLSLEVSGADNVLIGTSASQFDILTAPVAQKIFYFHMPSAWISYVAFFTTLLASALYLKTRDQKYDRWAHSAAELGVLFATIAISTGPVWAKEEWGVYWRWNDSKLVTTFILWLVYIGYLMLRASVVDQGTKARVSAVYGIIGFITVPMSLLSARVAPLLRSSHPVVIAIKGGGLSPEAGMTIGVALLAFTALYITMLIKRVEIAEADEELEELKRNVGEEES
- a CDS encoding heme exporter protein CcmB; this encodes MREALTLASKDLKVELRSKEMVSAMFLFSLLIVLAFRFGFSDALAAGDISIEDLAASSLWICFSFAAIIGMNTAFAKEKDRETLEGLLLCPIDRSLLFLGKALSSFVIVFIVDILSIAFFALFFSYGYGGHGLEVVGVAVLGTATLVLVGTLVAAISVNARAREVLLPILLIPLIAFTVIIPCVTATRNAILGDITESLRELLSIAGYAVVFGVAGYLAFDYVVEG
- the ccmA gene encoding heme ABC exporter ATP-binding protein CcmA, which encodes MIEARGISKHFGRRKVLNSLDLEVGDGEIVALMGPNGSGKTTLLRILATLTTPSGGDVLIQGRSVFEDPVPARKSIGVVGHSTYTYDDLTALENLKFYWSMNDLPSVQFKDAGVSMLRRVGLSHRMNDRAAVFSKGMRQRLAIARALIHSPKVLLLDEPFSSLDQKGVDILSQILLEERGNGRSILVVTHDIERISALADRADVLLSGRIAHSFSSGQIKQGELARSYRQASEGGIL
- a CDS encoding fibronectin type III domain-containing protein, yielding MLQLPNNEAGPPPTTASYVDNAQCVPCHSGKNTSWSGTLHADAWFERDSCEPCHSTGAGRPSIYPATGYNITTDTPVYLQNITCQACHGPGSEHVAASGGRPTIGLVLNSSLCGSCHYSPQGLSSTHHPTYNEWEVSGHNTSQRLPSFVKRASCSNCHEVWNSIEYLETGVEKTVLRESNEDAPLTWEIACVTCHDPHSASNPYQLRVVQEELCARCHNSEGAQPGSVPHHPMAEIRNNTAGYGIDRTDAVYMPSVPCVSCHMGENPRTGLPNHTFAPNPWNCVECHDTTFTSNESARAYIDMVRGLTEGMVAGVEPVVEEAREAIVQMKGNRTSENLATWMNEYNISIFNLESIVSDGSGGNHNPVLATRLLDDAMERAQEILANLTPPDKITGVQVTRLDDGSIVVNWSASGATDFEKYRIYVLTTAKSNVTSETWKTEVTSIATITATVTGLDKSTSYYVYVTAVDIDGNEITNGVAPVSVGKVAAAPEPEPEEKGLSTLDYGLIGLVVVLAVIAALLGMMLMRKGKGEKPSETPVKTEE